The Heyndrickxia vini genome contains a region encoding:
- a CDS encoding F0F1 ATP synthase subunit delta, with the protein MSNNAVAKRYATALFELAKEQNLLEQVQDELRAIKKAIKDNPELINLLTSPKFSSEKKIEMIKEIFHSASNVVINTLMVLTERHRVNEITSVADEFIELANMNSGIAEAIVYSTRALNASESAAISSVFAKKVGRVSLNIENVIDTDLLGGVKVRIGNKIFDGSLRGKLDRLERNLIS; encoded by the coding sequence ATGAGTAACAATGCAGTTGCAAAACGCTATGCTACCGCGCTTTTTGAGCTAGCCAAAGAACAAAATCTTTTGGAACAAGTTCAAGACGAACTTCGTGCCATAAAAAAAGCTATTAAAGATAATCCTGAATTAATTAATCTCTTAACGTCTCCAAAGTTCTCTTCTGAAAAGAAAATTGAAATGATTAAAGAGATTTTTCATTCAGCTTCAAATGTAGTTATAAATACACTCATGGTATTAACTGAACGCCATCGTGTGAATGAAATAACAAGTGTTGCAGATGAATTTATCGAACTTGCTAACATGAATAGCGGAATAGCAGAAGCAATCGTGTATTCTACTAGAGCGTTAAATGCTAGTGAAAGCGCAGCAATATCATCTGTTTTTGCAAAAAAAGTTGGCAGGGTTTCATTAAATATTGAAAATGTTATCGATACGGATCTTCTCGGTGGAGTGAAGGTTCGAATTGGAAATAAAATATTCGACGGTAGCCTACGAGGCAAACTAGACCGTCTAGAACGCAATTTAATTAGTTAA
- a CDS encoding YwmB family TATA-box binding protein, whose protein sequence is MKKNILYLLTITIFFSLLCATIGNRTVLANFTTDLDTLINGIEHQHGKIAEWSLYTRESINVSSKSDWLNQVDLLKEQFPHLEWDVREEKGQWQAEGFSRKKNIVESIKLLSTPTNNQYTSYLIYEVKGTHWNSQIALNVNKSIGVKLDALYSKKPVIFSCIKGEFSDKMDKVLLSEVSQILTSLHADEKEALKEKDFISISAYSPKIMQSIPTKDNRMNLQIGLRKTGMGANTSFVIGTPIITIEY, encoded by the coding sequence ATGAAAAAAAACATATTATATCTGTTAACGATAACCATTTTTTTTAGTTTGTTATGTGCAACTATTGGGAATAGAACGGTATTAGCAAATTTTACTACTGATTTAGATACTTTAATCAATGGAATAGAACATCAACATGGAAAAATTGCTGAATGGTCTCTATATACAAGAGAATCAATAAATGTTTCTTCAAAAAGTGATTGGTTAAATCAGGTGGACTTATTAAAAGAGCAATTTCCTCACTTGGAGTGGGATGTGAGGGAAGAAAAAGGGCAGTGGCAAGCTGAAGGTTTCTCAAGAAAAAAAAATATTGTCGAATCAATAAAACTTTTGTCGACCCCTACAAATAACCAATATACTTCGTATTTAATATATGAGGTAAAAGGTACTCATTGGAATAGCCAAATTGCACTCAATGTGAATAAATCAATAGGTGTGAAATTGGATGCTCTTTACAGTAAGAAACCAGTGATTTTCTCTTGTATCAAAGGCGAATTCAGTGATAAAATGGATAAGGTTTTATTGTCTGAAGTAAGTCAAATATTGACAAGCTTACATGCGGATGAAAAAGAGGCATTAAAAGAAAAAGATTTTATTTCTATTTCTGCATATTCACCAAAGATTATGCAATCAATCCCAACAAAAGATAATCGAATGAATTTGCAAATTGGCTTACGAAAAACTGGAATGGGCGCCAATACGAGCTTTGTAATTGGCACACCTATCATAACGATTGAATATTAA
- a CDS encoding F0F1 ATP synthase subunit gamma has protein sequence MASLRDLKSRINSTKKTSQITKAMQMVSASALNRAEMNAKSFVPYMEKIQEVVASIALGSKDASHPMLETRPVKKTCYLVITSDRGLAGAYNSSVLKLVHNKIRERHRSEDEYVIVAIGRVGTDYFRNRNMNVVLDVIGLPDHPSFADIVKITNKTVSMFADGTYDELYMYYNHFVNAISQEVTEKKLLPLTDITSSNKLISYEFEPSAEDILETLLPQYAESLIYGALLDGKASEHAARMTAMKNATDNAKELIDSLTLSYNRARQAAITQEITEIVGGAAALE, from the coding sequence GTGGCATCCTTACGTGATTTAAAATCTCGTATTAATTCGACGAAAAAAACAAGTCAAATTACAAAAGCGATGCAAATGGTTTCTGCATCTGCGTTAAATAGAGCAGAAATGAATGCAAAATCTTTCGTTCCATATATGGAAAAGATTCAAGAGGTTGTTGCAAGCATCGCATTAGGAAGTAAAGATGCTAGTCATCCAATGCTTGAAACACGCCCTGTTAAAAAAACTTGTTATTTAGTCATTACATCTGACCGTGGATTAGCAGGAGCATATAATAGCAGCGTGTTAAAATTAGTTCATAATAAAATTCGTGAAAGACATCGTTCAGAAGATGAATATGTCATTGTTGCGATTGGACGCGTCGGCACAGATTATTTTAGAAATCGTAATATGAATGTCGTATTAGATGTTATTGGACTTCCCGATCATCCTTCATTTGCGGATATTGTGAAAATCACGAATAAAACAGTAAGTATGTTTGCTGATGGTACGTATGATGAACTTTACATGTACTACAACCATTTTGTAAATGCAATCAGTCAAGAAGTAACGGAGAAAAAACTGTTGCCGCTAACAGATATTACTTCATCAAATAAGCTTATTTCTTATGAATTTGAACCTTCTGCAGAGGATATTTTAGAAACATTGCTTCCTCAATACGCTGAAAGTCTTATTTATGGAGCGTTATTAGATGGTAAAGCAAGTGAGCATGCAGCCAGAATGACTGCGATGAAAAATGCAACAGATAACGCGAAAGAACTGATCGATTCGTTAACACTTTCTTATAACCGTGCACGCCAAGCCGCAATTACTCAGGAGATTACTGAAATTGTTGGTGGAGCTGCAGCACTCGAATAG
- the atpB gene encoding F0F1 ATP synthase subunit A — MEHGAPLWEFMGLTFNLANVLMITVASLIVFIIALVSTRRLAMKPTGMQNFFEWVMDFVKGIIKSNMDWKTGGAFHVLGITIIMYIFVSNMLGLPFSVVINGDLWWKSPTADPTVSLTLAVMIVGLTHFYGVRQKGFGGYLKGFKEPFAFMVPFKIIEEFSNTLTLGLRLYGNIYAGEILLSLLAGSLAASGVGGWIGAIIPTLAWQGFSVFVGSIQAFIFTMLTMVYMAHKVSHDH; from the coding sequence TTGGAACACGGAGCGCCGTTATGGGAATTTATGGGGCTTACCTTTAACCTGGCGAACGTTTTAATGATTACTGTTGCTTCACTGATTGTTTTTATTATTGCGTTAGTATCTACTAGAAGATTAGCGATGAAACCTACAGGTATGCAGAACTTCTTTGAGTGGGTTATGGACTTTGTTAAAGGGATTATTAAGAGTAACATGGATTGGAAAACAGGTGGTGCCTTTCACGTACTGGGCATAACAATTATTATGTACATCTTTGTTTCCAATATGTTAGGTCTTCCATTTTCAGTAGTAATAAATGGAGACTTGTGGTGGAAATCACCAACAGCTGACCCTACCGTCTCATTAACTCTAGCGGTAATGATTGTTGGATTAACACATTTCTATGGAGTTAGACAAAAAGGGTTTGGTGGATATTTAAAAGGCTTTAAAGAGCCATTTGCATTCATGGTTCCATTCAAAATTATTGAGGAGTTTTCAAACACATTAACATTAGGTCTCCGTCTTTACGGAAACATCTATGCTGGTGAAATTCTACTATCGCTTTTAGCAGGTAGTCTTGCAGCATCTGGTGTTGGTGGCTGGATTGGAGCAATCATTCCAACACTTGCATGGCAAGGATTCTCAGTATTTGTTGGATCAATTCAAGCATTTATTTTCACTATGTTAACAATGGTTTATATGGCACACAAAGTGAGTCATGACCATTAA
- the murA gene encoding UDP-N-acetylglucosamine 1-carboxyvinyltransferase yields MEKIIVRGGKRLNGTVQVEGAKNAVLPVIAASLLASEGRSIIRDVPSLSDVYTIGEVLRYLNADVTFQENKISVDASRELLIEAPFEYVRKMRASVLVMGPLLARMGKARVALPGGCAIGSRPIDLHLKGFEAMGAKVKVGNGFIEAETEGRLKGAKIYLDFPSVGATQNIMMAATLAEGTSTIENCAKEPEIVDLANYLNKMGASVKGAGTGTIRIEGVERLYAADHTIIPDRIEAGSFMIAAAITGGNVLVKGAVPEHLTSLIAKLEEMGVTIIEEEQGLRVIGPEKLKAVDIKTMPHPGFPTDMQSQMMSLLVVAEGTGMITETVFENRFMHVEEFRRMNSDIKIEGRSVIINGPCQLQGAEVSATDLRAAAALIIAGLRAEGYTRVTELKHLDRGYLNFHQKLASLGADIERVNDEVEVTTERKEFISEQL; encoded by the coding sequence TTGGAAAAAATCATCGTCCGCGGCGGAAAACGGCTAAACGGTACGGTTCAAGTTGAAGGTGCAAAAAATGCTGTACTGCCTGTTATCGCTGCATCATTGTTAGCTAGTGAAGGAAGAAGTATTATTCGTGATGTACCATCACTCTCCGATGTATATACAATTGGTGAAGTGTTACGATATTTAAATGCTGATGTAACGTTTCAAGAAAATAAAATATCTGTAGATGCATCAAGAGAGTTATTAATTGAAGCTCCATTTGAATATGTAAGAAAAATGCGTGCTTCTGTCCTTGTTATGGGACCACTTTTAGCAAGAATGGGAAAAGCACGTGTTGCATTACCTGGTGGTTGTGCGATAGGCTCAAGACCAATCGACTTACATTTAAAAGGCTTTGAAGCAATGGGAGCAAAAGTAAAAGTCGGGAATGGCTTTATCGAAGCCGAAACAGAGGGCCGCTTAAAAGGCGCAAAGATCTATTTAGATTTCCCAAGTGTTGGCGCAACGCAAAATATTATGATGGCTGCAACTTTGGCAGAAGGAACATCAACAATTGAAAACTGTGCGAAGGAACCAGAAATCGTAGATTTAGCTAATTACTTAAATAAAATGGGAGCATCTGTAAAAGGTGCAGGAACAGGTACAATTCGTATTGAAGGTGTAGAACGTCTATACGCAGCCGACCACACAATCATTCCAGACAGAATAGAAGCAGGTTCATTTATGATTGCCGCTGCTATTACTGGTGGCAATGTACTGGTAAAAGGAGCTGTTCCTGAACATTTAACATCGCTGATTGCTAAGCTTGAAGAAATGGGCGTAACAATCATTGAAGAAGAACAAGGCCTTCGTGTAATTGGTCCTGAAAAACTTAAAGCAGTTGATATTAAAACTATGCCACACCCTGGGTTCCCGACTGATATGCAATCACAAATGATGTCTTTATTAGTTGTCGCAGAAGGTACAGGTATGATAACAGAAACGGTTTTTGAAAATAGATTTATGCATGTTGAAGAATTCCGTCGAATGAATTCGGATATAAAAATTGAAGGTCGATCTGTTATTATTAATGGACCTTGTCAGCTTCAAGGAGCAGAAGTATCTGCAACGGATCTTCGTGCAGCAGCTGCCTTAATTATTGCTGGATTAAGAGCAGAGGGTTATACAAGAGTAACTGAATTAAAACATTTAGATAGAGGTTATCTAAATTTTCATCAAAAATTAGCATCATTAGGCGCAGATATTGAAAGAGTCAATGATGAGGTCGAAGTTACCACAGAGCGAAAAGAATTTATTTCTGAGCAACTTTAA
- the atpD gene encoding F0F1 ATP synthase subunit beta, giving the protein MNTGRVLQVMGPVVDVKFENGQLPDIYNSLKIQYKAQTATEVDIDLTLEVALHLGDDSVRTIAMDSTDGVQRGMEVIDSGAPISVPVGDVTLGRVFNVLGNTIDLNDEIPADVRRDPIHRSAPSFDQLSTEVEILETGIKVVDLLAPYIKGGKIGLFGGAGVGKTVLIQELINNIAQEHGGISVFAGVGERTREGNDLYWEMTDSGVIKKTAMVFGQMNEPPGARMRVALTGLTMAEYFRDVQGQDVLLFIDNIFRFTQAGSEVSALLGRMPSAVGYQPTLATEMGQLQERITSTNVGSVTSIQAIYVPADDYTDPAPATTFAHLDATTNLERKLSEMGIYPAVDPLASTSRALSPEIVGEEHYNVARQVQQTLQRYRELQDIIAILGMDELSDDDKLIVARARRIQFFLSQNFHVAEQFTGQKGSYVPVKETVKGFKEVLEGKYDHLPEDAFRLVGSIEDVIKQAKEMGVEV; this is encoded by the coding sequence ATGAACACTGGACGCGTTCTTCAAGTAATGGGTCCGGTTGTTGACGTCAAGTTTGAAAACGGTCAACTTCCAGATATTTATAATTCGTTAAAAATTCAATATAAAGCTCAAACTGCGACTGAAGTTGATATTGATTTAACTTTAGAAGTTGCACTTCACTTAGGTGATGATTCCGTTCGTACAATTGCGATGGACTCTACTGATGGGGTTCAACGTGGTATGGAAGTAATTGATAGTGGTGCACCTATTTCTGTTCCTGTAGGTGACGTAACACTAGGTCGTGTCTTTAACGTATTAGGAAATACAATCGACTTAAATGATGAAATTCCTGCAGATGTACGTCGTGACCCAATTCACAGATCTGCACCATCATTTGATCAACTCTCAACTGAAGTTGAGATTCTTGAAACAGGAATTAAAGTAGTAGACTTACTTGCTCCATACATTAAAGGTGGTAAGATTGGTCTATTCGGTGGTGCCGGAGTAGGTAAAACAGTATTGATTCAAGAACTTATTAATAATATTGCCCAAGAACATGGCGGTATTTCTGTATTTGCCGGTGTAGGTGAACGTACACGTGAAGGAAATGACCTATATTGGGAAATGACTGATTCAGGAGTTATTAAGAAAACAGCGATGGTTTTTGGTCAAATGAATGAACCACCTGGTGCACGTATGCGTGTTGCATTAACGGGCTTAACAATGGCTGAATATTTCCGTGATGTTCAAGGTCAAGACGTGCTTCTATTCATCGATAATATTTTCCGTTTCACACAAGCAGGTTCTGAAGTATCCGCCCTTTTAGGTCGTATGCCATCTGCCGTTGGTTACCAACCAACACTTGCTACTGAAATGGGTCAATTACAAGAACGTATTACATCTACAAATGTAGGTTCTGTTACATCTATCCAAGCAATCTACGTTCCTGCCGATGACTATACAGATCCGGCTCCAGCAACGACGTTTGCCCACTTAGATGCAACAACAAACTTAGAGCGTAAACTTTCAGAAATGGGTATTTACCCTGCAGTGGATCCTCTTGCATCAACATCTCGTGCACTTTCTCCTGAAATTGTTGGTGAAGAGCACTACAATGTTGCACGTCAAGTACAACAAACATTGCAACGCTATCGTGAATTACAGGATATTATTGCTATCTTAGGAATGGATGAACTTAGTGACGACGATAAGTTAATCGTGGCCCGTGCTCGTCGTATTCAATTCTTCTTATCTCAAAACTTCCACGTTGCAGAGCAATTTACAGGACAAAAAGGTTCATATGTACCTGTAAAAGAAACTGTAAAAGGATTTAAAGAGGTATTAGAAGGAAAATATGACCATCTTCCAGAAGATGCATTCCGTCTTGTTGGTTCAATCGAAGATGTTATCAAACAAGCTAAAGAGATGGGCGTAGAGGTATAA
- the atpF gene encoding F0F1 ATP synthase subunit B: protein MLTSSFILGVAEGGHKFLNTGDIIFQLLMFIILLALLKKFAWGPLMGIMKQREEYVANEIEAAEKSRAEASNLLEEQRALLKEARVEAQGLIENAKKQGDLQREEIITTARTEANRLKESAKVEIEQQKELAVAALREQVASLSVLIASKVIEKELTVADQEKLINDYIQEAGEKR, encoded by the coding sequence GTGTTAACAAGTAGTTTTATACTTGGAGTAGCTGAAGGTGGACATAAATTTTTGAACACTGGTGATATTATTTTCCAGTTGCTCATGTTTATTATATTGTTGGCATTACTTAAAAAGTTTGCGTGGGGCCCGCTAATGGGAATCATGAAGCAACGTGAAGAATATGTTGCAAACGAAATTGAAGCAGCGGAAAAAAGCCGTGCTGAAGCAAGCAATCTATTAGAAGAACAACGTGCACTATTAAAAGAAGCACGTGTAGAAGCACAAGGGTTAATTGAAAATGCGAAAAAACAAGGCGATCTACAACGTGAAGAAATCATTACTACAGCACGTACTGAAGCGAATCGTCTAAAAGAAAGTGCAAAAGTAGAAATCGAACAACAAAAAGAATTGGCAGTTGCTGCTTTACGTGAACAAGTGGCGTCTTTATCTGTTCTAATTGCTTCTAAAGTAATTGAAAAAGAATTAACTGTAGCTGATCAAGAGAAGCTAATTAATGACTATATTCAAGAGGCAGGAGAAAAACGATGA
- a CDS encoding F0F1 ATP synthase subunit epsilon, translating into MKTLKVSIVTPDGPVYDSNVEMVSTKAQSGELGILPGHIPMVAPLQIGAVRLKNGNNTELVAVSGGFLEVRPEQVTILAQSAEKAESIDIERAKEAKSRAEGRIQSNQAEVDRVRAELALRRAVNRINVFEHRF; encoded by the coding sequence ATGAAGACATTAAAAGTCAGTATTGTCACTCCAGACGGCCCAGTGTATGATTCAAATGTTGAAATGGTAAGTACAAAAGCCCAAAGTGGTGAGTTGGGTATTTTGCCGGGACATATTCCAATGGTAGCACCACTACAAATTGGTGCTGTACGACTAAAAAACGGCAATAACACTGAGCTTGTAGCAGTAAGCGGTGGTTTTCTTGAAGTACGTCCAGAGCAAGTAACCATTTTAGCTCAATCAGCTGAAAAGGCAGAAAGCATTGACATAGAGCGTGCAAAAGAAGCGAAGTCTCGTGCGGAAGGTCGAATTCAATCAAACCAAGCTGAAGTAGATCGAGTGCGTGCAGAGTTAGCATTAAGACGAGCAGTAAATCGTATTAATGTTTTCGAACACCGTTTCTAA
- the atpE gene encoding F0F1 ATP synthase subunit C has translation MSLGVIAAAIAIGLGALGAGIGNGLIVSRTVEGIARQPEARGMLQTTMFIGVALVEALPIIAAVIAFMVVNK, from the coding sequence ATGAGTTTGGGTGTAATCGCAGCAGCAATTGCTATCGGTTTAGGTGCACTAGGTGCAGGTATTGGTAACGGTCTTATTGTATCTCGTACAGTTGAGGGGATTGCTCGTCAACCAGAAGCACGTGGTATGCTTCAAACAACTATGTTTATCGGGGTTGCGTTAGTAGAGGCCCTACCGATTATCGCAGCGGTAATCGCGTTCATGGTTGTTAATAAATAG
- a CDS encoding DUF1146 family protein, translated as MVPEFGQQALLSIISHLFFIVLTFWALGALNFEKLLKPNRVIQARLLYVFITIAIGSAISNFFLDYLLWSKQIPLLF; from the coding sequence ATGGTTCCCGAATTTGGTCAACAAGCTTTGCTCAGCATAATCTCTCATTTGTTTTTTATCGTTTTAACATTTTGGGCACTTGGAGCTTTAAACTTTGAAAAATTATTAAAACCTAATCGTGTTATACAAGCAAGATTACTTTATGTTTTTATTACCATCGCAATTGGATCCGCAATAAGTAACTTCTTCTTAGATTACCTGCTATGGTCAAAACAGATTCCTCTTTTATTTTAA
- the atpA gene encoding F0F1 ATP synthase subunit alpha: MSIKAEEISALIKKQIENYQSEMKVSDVGTVISIGDGIARAHGLDNAMSGELVEFSNGVMGLAQNLEENNVGIIILGPYTDIREGDEVRRTGRIMEVPVGEELIGRVVNSLGQPVDGLGPINTSKTRPIEKKAPGVMARKSVHEPLQTGIKAIDALVPIGRGQRELIIGDRQTGKTTVAIDAIINQQDQDMICIYVAIGQKESTVRSTVETLRKHGALDYTIVVTASAAQPSPLLYLAPYTGVTMAEEFMYNGKHVLIIYDDLSKQAAAYRELSLLLRRPPGREAYPGDVFYLHSRLLERAAKLNDDLGGGSITALPFVETQAGDISAYIPTNVISITDGQIFLQSDLFFSGVRPAINAGLSVSRVGGSAQIKAMKKVSGTLRLDLASFRELESFAQFGSDLDQTTQAKLARGQRTVEVLKQDLNKPIKVEKQVMILYALTKGFLDDIPVQDIVRFELEFYTWLDANRAELLGQIRTTGGLPADEDMASAINEFKKTFSKSE, from the coding sequence ATGAGCATTAAAGCTGAAGAAATCAGCGCGCTGATAAAAAAGCAAATTGAAAATTATCAGTCTGAAATGAAGGTTAGCGATGTTGGTACTGTTATTTCAATCGGTGACGGTATTGCTCGTGCTCATGGTCTCGACAATGCAATGTCTGGTGAACTTGTAGAGTTTTCGAACGGAGTAATGGGTCTTGCTCAGAACTTAGAAGAAAACAATGTAGGTATCATTATTCTAGGACCATATACTGATATTCGTGAAGGCGATGAAGTTCGCCGTACTGGTAGAATCATGGAAGTTCCTGTAGGTGAGGAGCTAATTGGACGTGTAGTCAATTCACTAGGACAGCCTGTTGATGGTTTAGGACCTATCAACACTTCAAAAACTCGCCCAATTGAAAAGAAAGCACCTGGTGTAATGGCTCGTAAATCTGTACATGAACCACTACAAACAGGGATTAAAGCAATCGATGCACTTGTACCAATTGGTCGTGGTCAACGTGAATTAATCATTGGTGACCGTCAAACTGGTAAAACAACTGTAGCAATCGATGCTATTATTAATCAGCAAGACCAAGATATGATTTGTATTTATGTAGCAATCGGACAAAAAGAATCAACTGTTAGAAGTACTGTAGAAACTCTTCGTAAACATGGTGCATTAGATTACACAATCGTTGTTACGGCTTCTGCAGCACAACCATCACCATTATTATACCTTGCACCTTATACAGGTGTAACAATGGCAGAGGAATTTATGTACAATGGTAAGCATGTTTTAATCATCTATGATGATCTATCAAAACAAGCTGCTGCATATCGTGAGCTTTCCTTGTTATTACGTCGTCCTCCAGGTCGTGAAGCATATCCAGGGGATGTATTCTACTTACATTCTCGTTTATTGGAGCGTGCTGCTAAGCTAAACGATGATTTAGGCGGCGGTTCGATCACTGCTCTACCATTCGTTGAAACGCAAGCGGGAGATATTTCTGCTTATATTCCAACAAACGTAATTTCTATTACAGACGGTCAGATTTTCTTACAATCAGACCTATTCTTCTCAGGTGTACGACCAGCGATCAATGCAGGTCTTTCTGTATCCCGTGTAGGTGGATCAGCCCAAATTAAAGCAATGAAAAAGGTATCTGGTACATTGCGTCTTGACCTTGCTTCTTTCCGTGAGCTTGAATCATTTGCTCAATTCGGATCTGATCTTGATCAAACAACACAAGCAAAATTAGCTCGTGGACAACGTACAGTCGAAGTATTAAAGCAAGATTTGAACAAACCAATTAAAGTTGAGAAGCAAGTAATGATTCTTTATGCTTTAACAAAAGGGTTCTTAGATGATATCCCAGTTCAGGATATTGTTCGTTTTGAATTAGAATTCTACACTTGGTTAGATGCAAATCGTGCTGAACTTCTTGGTCAAATTCGTACAACTGGTGGACTTCCAGCTGACGAGGATATGGCTTCAGCTATCAATGAATTTAAGAAAACATTCTCTAAATCAGAATAA
- a CDS encoding LemA family protein, with product MKKGSMILIGIVVVIAICVIAAISSYNGFVSAEENVNQKYSNIDTQLQRRVDLIPNLVNTVKGYASHEKEVIKDVSDARAKLAGAKTPEDQAAANDNLSGALSRLLVVVEKYPDLKANQNFQQLMDELAGTENRIAVARKDYNDEVAVYNKKVKRFPGAMMAGMFGFDQKQYFKAQNGAEEAPKVDFEGNGQ from the coding sequence ATGAAAAAGGGAAGTATGATCTTAATTGGTATCGTCGTTGTTATAGCCATTTGTGTTATAGCAGCTATTTCTAGCTATAATGGTTTTGTTTCTGCAGAAGAGAATGTTAATCAAAAGTATTCAAATATTGACACACAACTCCAAAGAAGAGTTGATTTAATCCCTAACCTAGTAAACACAGTAAAAGGTTATGCCTCACATGAAAAGGAAGTTATTAAAGATGTCTCTGATGCTCGTGCTAAGCTCGCAGGAGCTAAAACACCTGAAGACCAAGCAGCAGCCAATGATAACCTTTCAGGCGCATTAAGCCGGCTTCTTGTAGTAGTTGAAAAATATCCTGATTTAAAAGCAAACCAAAACTTTCAGCAACTAATGGATGAGCTTGCTGGAACTGAAAACCGAATAGCTGTTGCTCGAAAGGATTATAATGATGAAGTTGCCGTGTACAATAAAAAGGTCAAACGATTCCCAGGAGCGATGATGGCAGGTATGTTTGGGTTTGACCAAAAGCAATACTTTAAAGCTCAGAATGGGGCTGAGGAAGCTCCTAAAGTTGATTTTGAGGGGAATGGTCAATGA
- a CDS encoding ATP synthase subunit I — translation MPELQLMFNRHRKYMLYLLSLYVLGWGFTQYQSVFLGLILGTTISLYNHWLMVRRTKRFGEAMETGKSFRSFGTVTRMVAAVLAVMIATKYPEYFNFLCVILGLVTSYVVIMIDFIIHHIIQTHK, via the coding sequence ATGCCGGAACTCCAACTAATGTTTAATAGGCACCGCAAGTATATGCTGTATCTTTTATCCCTTTATGTTTTAGGTTGGGGATTTACCCAATATCAATCTGTCTTTTTAGGTTTGATTCTTGGTACTACAATTAGCTTATATAATCATTGGCTCATGGTGAGAAGAACGAAACGCTTTGGCGAAGCTATGGAAACTGGGAAAAGCTTTCGGTCCTTTGGTACTGTCACAAGAATGGTAGCCGCGGTTCTAGCAGTTATGATTGCTACTAAGTATCCTGAGTATTTTAATTTCTTATGTGTTATTTTGGGATTAGTGACATCTTATGTTGTCATTATGATAGATTTTATTATTCATCATATTATACAAACACATAAATAG